One window of Hoplias malabaricus isolate fHopMal1 chromosome 16, fHopMal1.hap1, whole genome shotgun sequence genomic DNA carries:
- the LOC136671368 gene encoding granzyme B-like, with amino-acid sequence MALISLLLLVVALFYLNSFFKTASVGMDIVNGTEAKPHSRPYMVSVQRNGRHICGGFLVSEHFVMTAAHCYNWSTELTVVLGAHNLPNSDKIPGRIAVKFYHIHPMYDSKTLSSDIMLLQLNRTAQKSKAISCISLPKKDKEFKAKSKCSVAGWGKQKTNGTPSKSLMEVDVSIIDQKTCFKSWYRQYSKSRMLCAGGHGGLCQVFIHSKLVKFDTTDFQIFQY; translated from the exons ATGGCTCTCATCTCGCTGCTTCTGCTGGTGGTTGCTCT CTTTTATTTGAACTCTTTCTTCAAAACAGCTTCTGTAGGTATGGACATAGTGAATGGCACAGAGGCTAAACCACACTCCAGACCCTATATGGTTTCAGTTCAAAGAAATGGTCGACACATCTGTGGTGGCTTCTTGGTGTCTGAACACTTCGTCATGACGGCTGCACACTGCTACAATTG GAGTACAGAGCTAACGGTTGTGTTGGGTGCTCACAACTTGCCGAACAGTGACAAAATTCCAGGCCGAATTGCAGTGAAGTTTTACCACATTCATCCAATGTATGACTCCAAAACTCTGAGCAGTGACATCATGCTGCTACAG CTAAACAGAACTGCCCAAAAGAGCAAAGCAATCAGCTGCATTTCCTTACCAAAGAAGGACAAGGAATTCAAGGCCAAATCGAAATGCAGTGTTGCTGGCTGGGGGAAGCAAAAAACCAATGGAACACCCAGTAAAAGTCTGATGGAGGTAGACGTCAGTATTATAGATCAAAAAACATGCTTTAAGTCCTGGTACAGGCAGTACTCCAAGTCAAGGATGCTGTGTGCAGGAGGCCATGGAGGGCTTTGTCAG GTGTTTATCCACAGTAAACTAGTGAAGTTCGATACCACAGATTTCCAGATTTTCCAATACTGA
- the LOC136671673 gene encoding cathepsin G-like: protein MALLSLLLLAALLPNLSHSASVDVGIINGTEAKPYSRPYMVSLQVNGSHICGGFLVSEKFVMTAAHCWNSDPPLTAVLGAHNLKNSKDGSIRMKVETYTAHPHYNPSTLDNDIMLLKVDICTETIGYCVVEYGPNMNTRSK from the exons ATggctctcctctctctgctcctgcTGGCTGCTCTGCTGCCGAACCTCAGCCACTCTG ctAGTGTTGATGTTGGAATAATAAATGGCACAGAGGCTAAACCCTACTCCAGACCCTATATGGTGTCTCTCCAAGTAAATGGGAGTCACATCTGTGGTGGATTCCTTGTGTCTGAGAAATTTGTGATGACGGCTGCACATTGCTGGAACAG CGACCCTCCACTAACAGCAGTGTTGGGAGCCCATAACCTGAAAAACAGCAAAGACGGATCTATCAGGATGAAGGTGGAGACCTACACAGCTCATCCGCATTACAATCCCAGTACTCTTGACAATGATatcatgcttttaaaggtagatATATGCACTGAAACAATTGGTTattgtgtagtggagtatggaccaaatatgaataccagatcgaaatga